The DNA window TACTCTGCTGTTCGATCTGCTTACGGTGGACGAGGGCGCCGAGGATGCGTTCACCGGCCGCCTGCGCTTCGACATCGATCTGCTGGCCCAGCGCCTGATCGGGGTTACCGACCTCATGCTCGACGGGTTCGCCGGCCAGGCCTGGCGCCTGGGCTATTTCGGAGCAAGCACCGGCGCCGCCGCAGCGCTCATCGCCGCTGCGCATCGACCCGACGGCGTTCAGGCCGTGGTATCGCGCGGCGGACGTCCGGATCTGGCGGGGAGCGCGCTCGCCGGCGTGAACGCGCCGACGTTGCTCATCGTCGGTGAGTTCGATCGCGTGGTGATCGAACTCAATCAGGACGCCTACGAGCGGCTCTGGTGCGTGAAGAAGCTCGTGATCGTGCCACGCGCCACGCATCTGTTCGAGGAGCCCGGCGCGCTCGACGAGGTCACCCGCCTCGCCAGCGACTGGTTCGAGCATCACCTGATGCAGGCGCGCGCAGATCGCGAGGGCGCGGCATCGTAGGCGTAGGGCAGCGCCGCACCAGCCGACTCCAAGCTGCGAACGGGGCCCGCGTCACGCGGTGAAGCGGGCCCCCGCCCCCTGGACCCGGTCGGGAAACGTGAGGATTCTGCCCAAAGCGTGACGAAATGGCGGGGCCGCGGGGCCGCGATGGTAGCGTTGCCGCATGTGACCCCATATATATTGATCCATGACCAGGCCCATCGCTGAGACCGGTCCGCAAGCGACGACACCCGCCCCAGAGCCCCCCGTGCAACAGCCGGCGGCGGGAGACAAGGCGATCTATGCGCCGCCCAAGCTCAAGACGTTCGGAACAATCGCCGAGATCACCGCCACCGTGGGTCGTCACGGCAGACGGGACGGCAGGCGGAGCAACCGGCGGACCGGGTACTGATCACCCTCCGCGCGCCAGCCGGACGGCCGCCATCACGACGATCAACCCCAGAATCGCATTCGCACGCGCGAGCAGGGCGGCCTGCCGCCGCAGTCGCGCCGCCTCGGCCGACCCCGGCGTGGCACGGCCCGCCCAAGGGCCCACCAGAAAATCGTGAACGAAGCTCACCACCAGCATGGCCGCCACGCCTGCGAGCTTGAGCGCGAACGTGTGCCCTTGCCCTGTACGCCAGAACGCCCCGCTGCCGAGTAGGCCGTCCCATTGTAGCCAGTGGCGGTAATGCAGGTTGATCACGCCGGTCACGAGCAGCACGCCGATCGCCCACCAGCCCGCCGTGCGGAAGCGCACCCCCAGTTCCTGGAAGAGTCGCTGGCGCAGGGCCGGCGGCTCGACAGCCCGTAGCGCCGGTGCGCCGACCACGGCGAGGAAGAACATGCCGCCCAGCCACAGCATGGCGGCGAGTACGTGAATGGTCACGTTGACGAAGTAGAGTACCGGCATGCGTGAAAGATGCGCCTTGCCGCATGGCGGCGGAACCGCGATCCGGCCTTGCACATCCGCCGGGCCGCAGCCCCCTTGCCAGATTCAAACACTCGTTTTATACATCTGTTTGAACCCTGGAAGCCGCTTCGCCACTGGCGAGTCGCCGGCTCGGAGTACCTCGCATGAACCGGAAGACGTTCTTCATCGGCGCCGGTATCGTCGTCGCGGGCGGCGCGGTCGCCGCCTACTTCGCGCTGCGCCCCCCAACAACGCTCACGCTCACCGGGATCGTCACCACCAACGACGTCATCGTGAGCCCGCAGATCGCCGGCCAGCTCACGCGTCTGCTCGTCACCGAGGGGGACTCCGTCCAACCGAATCAACTCCTGGCAGTGCTCTCGCCCAGCGAGTTGCAGGCCGACCGCACCTTCTACACCCGCAGCGCCCAGGCCCTGACCTCGCAAGTGCAGGCGGGCGTGTCGGACCTCAAGTTCGAGGAAACGCAGGCCACCGAACAGCTCCGTCAGGCGCGCGCCACGCTCGCGGCCGCTCGCTTCCAGGCCACCGAAGACTCGGCCACGATGATCAACGTCAAGCGCGTGCTCGATCGGTACGAGGCGCTCTTCGCGACTGGCGGCGTGGCCCCCCAGCAGCTCGACTCGGCGCGCACGGCGTACACCGTCGCCTCGTCGCGTTTCGATGGGTCCTCGCGGCAGGTGGAGGCGCAGCAGGCTGCCGTCGCGCTCGCGCAGGCCGCGGAAGACCAGGTCGCGGCCCGGCGGAGCAGCCTCCAGTCGACGCGCCAGCA is part of the Gemmatimonadaceae bacterium genome and encodes:
- a CDS encoding DUF4149 domain-containing protein encodes the protein MPVLYFVNVTIHVLAAMLWLGGMFFLAVVGAPALRAVEPPALRQRLFQELGVRFRTAGWWAIGVLLVTGVINLHYRHWLQWDGLLGSGAFWRTGQGHTFALKLAGVAAMLVVSFVHDFLVGPWAGRATPGSAEAARLRRQAALLARANAILGLIVVMAAVRLARGG
- a CDS encoding efflux RND transporter periplasmic adaptor subunit; translated protein: MNRKTFFIGAGIVVAGGAVAAYFALRPPTTLTLTGIVTTNDVIVSPQIAGQLTRLLVTEGDSVQPNQLLAVLSPSELQADRTFYTRSAQALTSQVQAGVSDLKFEETQATEQLRQARATLAAARFQATEDSATMINVKRVLDRYEALFATGGVAPQQLDSARTAYTVASSRFDGSSRQVEAQQAAVALAQAAEDQVAARRSSLQSTRQQQAAAVAQTTKADVRLSYAEIRAPMAGIIDVRAAQVGEFVNAGQAIVTLINPDSLWVRADVEETYIDRVRLGDTLTVRFPSGQERPGVVFYRGVDADYATQRDVSQTKRDIKTFEIRLRVDNRDRRLADGMTAYVTLPLGRAK